The region TGATCCACTACCCTAGAAGACTCATCACGTAGGCATTTACAATTATGAGGTTGATAATAGTATTTACACCATGTATGGCTACTATGAATACCCATAAAAATTAACAAGGAATGAAAGAATAATGCACCACAACAACAGGAACTCATCGCCTCTTTTTCCCAAGACTCCGATGGATTTGCCAAGACCACAAAACCAAAAATGTAAAAATAGCCACTCCTATAGATGACCAAAAGATTACTAGCCATAAAGGCATTGGCTTAGGATACAACCCTGTGGAAACACAATGAGTGAGAGTAATCAGTTAATCAAATATCATCCATACATTAATAAACATTAACATGACATATCACATATTAGGAAACTTACCATGTCCAAACTTTATGCAAATCAGAAGTTCTACAATGCAAATGGCAAGGGACAACCAACAATATGCTCCAACCTTTTTCACTGGCGTCCTGAAAATTTCACAAAGAACACATGATTAGATAAAATGCTAAGAATTCATTAGGATGCTTCAATTCCACCCTGAACGGAACCAGAAAAAATGTCTAGGAGGGGGACGAAAATTTAAGACATTATGCAAAATGAACGATAGATAACTGGAGTAGGCAGTATAACAATTCTGAACGGGCAAATAGAACAATTGAATACTATTTTATTTGTCAATGAAACTAGAGAGATGGACAATGTACCTATCTTGAAGGTATGAATTGTACTCGCGAATAGTTGGAATCGCAAGtagccaccacaaaatcaacctATATATAACAACTGAATTTCGTGGCGGTATCCACAGAGAAAACTTCAAAAAGAATGTGTTGAGCTCTACTGTCAAAAATACAGTGCAAAGACTGAGGACTTGAACAAAACGCCATGGACCAAGCAATGGATGCCACTCATCTTTGTCCCACTGAGCGGGGGTGAATTGGCTTAATGTTCGTTTCACCTAATAACAATGAAAGAGTAGCGAAGAGCACTAAGTCACATATGTCTTCTTAGCAATGATAACAAATTAAGAGCAACAGAAAATTAACTACACATTCTGTCAAAGTTGATTCACTTTTTTCACATGGTGAAAGTGGAAGGACTGTACTAGTTACATATTTATCAATATTCCCTATTGATCCAATAGGCAAAGGAAAAGTATTATAGAGGTTACTGTGATTTCAGTTTCAATGGAAATTACAGATTCAAGCATAATGGAAAAACGGGTGAGTgatgagaagaaaataaatcaGAAAACATACTTTTCCCATTATATTAGGTTGGCGGCTTAAGCCAACCCAGTTGTATGTTTTCCCATCAAAGTACCGAACAGTACGCATTCCTGCCCAAATTCCTGCATATtccaagtaaaaaaaaatgtcacaATCAGCTCTAACAATTTTAACCCCAGGAGGAATAAACTACAAAATAATgcgaaaaaatatatatactagACTCGCATCAAAAAACTGAGTCATGTAGCTTTCTAGTTTCTAGGGGAAGGGCAGGAGGAGGAGAGATCAGATAATTCAATTCAAATTCTTAACAATTGTATGAAATTCAATGCAAGAATTTTCATCCAAGATAAAAGCAAATACACAATTCCATCCACCTTTAAAATTTAAAGTAAAGATACATTGACCAGTATTAGTGTCCTACAAGCTTTTGCAAATTGCATTTGTGGGGCTCCCTGGTTTCGAAATTTTTAAAATGCATTCCATTGAAACCTATTTTTGGCATGATGATATAATACCTATGTTCATGCTTCAACTAATAAACCACATGCAACCTGGCAACTTTCCAAAAAGTTGAATAAAAATTGATCCAAGACTCTTACCAAACCAATTGCAGATGAAGATGTCAAGAATAATACTGTCCCACCAGCACTCGTTGAAATTTGGTAACATGTGACGAAAAGTAAACTGAAAATGCCAATATAGAATGGTTTGTAAACAATACAGAATATATAAACCGAAACAAGAAAAAAGAGAAGCTTTATTGATAAACTAACTCACAACTAAACATATATGAAAAACCATAGAGTTTATTATTAAGATCAGGGCTAACCTCCATACACTCAAAACCAATTGATAACACCCAAAGAAGGGGCTGATTACGAATCAATATGGCCTTCCCCCACCACCCAATAATGTGAGCAAGAACAAACTCATCAAAAAGTGTCTCCTGAAAATTGAAGCATAACATATAACCTGTGTTAgatcaaaatatgataaagcAAAGAATAAACTGATATTTGGAGAAAACTGCCAAAACCACAAGGTTGTGAAAGAAGAAATCATACATAAACATTCTTAAACCTGCTCGTAGGGTTATCAGGAAGATATATGCGGCAATCGGCACCATAAGATCTTTCAGGAAGTTCTGCAAAGTCATACAAAGTAATAACAAATTTAGAAACAAGGTAACAAACTGATCCATAACCAGCTAACCTTTTTAAATCACAAAGACAACTCAAATTCATAATGAATTAATTCCAACGAATTCGAAGCTAAACTAAAAGGAATCAGATTGAATTACCAACTCCAAGTTCTGCAAAGTCATACAAAGTAATAACAAATTTAGAAACAATGTAACAAACTGATCTGTAACCAGCTAACCATTTTAAATCACAAATACAACTCAAATTCATAATGAATTAATTCCAACGAATTCAAAGCTAAACTAATAGGAATCAGATTGAATTACCAACTCCAAGATCACCATGAAGAAACTTCATAAACTGCCGAGCATCATCACGCTTCTGTGGGGAAAAGAAAAGATTAAGAATATAAATTAGTCCATTTCCATTCACTTGCCGGAAACAGAGCAACAAATTACGGAGGATGTTGTTAACAGATGCAAATCTAGAAAGCATGCAAAATAAAGTGCAAAGATGCACCAGAAAAATGTATGAAATTTTAAAAGTATGAATTAGATATTATACTGACATACACTCATCAGCAGCTTGTAAACCATGTCTATTTTTCACCTGATGGGCAATGGGTGGCAAGTGCATCTTTCGATAAATCTGTGAAGTTATGGAATGGCACTACGGGGAAATTTGTTGCTGCCTTTCGTGGCCATGTTGGGCCGGTTTACCAGATCAGCTGGTCTGCTGATAGTAGACTTATTCTAAGTGGCAGCAAGGACTCTACACTTAAGGTTTGGGATATTAGGACTCGTAAGTTGAGGCAAGATCTTCCAGGCCATGCTGATGAAGTTTTTTCTGTTGATTGGAGTCCTGATGGGGAGAAGGTAGCCTCTGGTGGTAAGGATAAAGTGTTGAAGTTGTGGATGGGCTAGGCTACTTTTTGGATGAATATCTACAGCTGGTGTATCTCAATGGTGTTGCCAGTGCATGGAAATCAAAGGTTGACTTTTATGTGGATGGTAAAGGTCATGTTTAAAATTACTCTGCATTGCCCTTGAGTGTAGGCACTGCACTGGTAGAAGTTTTGCTCAAATTGAGTCTCAGGTAAAGAAGCTGATTGAATTACTTGGGGGCCTATAATATACTTTGCTGTTTTGTTGTGTGCTTTGAAGGTTTTTGTTGAACTGCTGTAGGGTTCATTGGTAATGATGAACTCCAAGAACATGGGACTATATGTAAAGGCTAGACTGAGGATAGATTTTTGTTGGCGTCTTTGAATggagtattttaatttttaagattTGAAATGTAATGAAATTATATTGCATCTAattaattcatttcatttacaaaaaaaaaaaaaaaaagaactgtCAAACCAAGACCTGATAACCAACCTGAAAAAGCAAGAATGTGAGGGCAACCAGGTAAACAACAGCCATCCCATGAACCATGCGCCACATTGCAGGATGTGGCCTAATAAGAACCCTGAATGGaaacagaaacaaaaaaaattatacaaataATACTCTCAACAGACGAAATTTACTACGACAGTACAAATTCAGCTGAAGGAGCCAATAATCAGCTTCTTTTACATTATCATGTCATTTATGTTAGTATTATCCAAATTCATAATGTAGTAGAACAATTTTAAGCAGGATCATGTTAAAATTTGTATGTAATATGctaccagaaaaaaaaaatatacacttcAGATTTTTAGTTCTCTCCATACATGTCCATACCTCTCACATACActatctccctctctctctctctctctctctaacccCGACCCCTAAAAGAAACATTTTCCAGTGGCTTTTCTTCCCAGTACACTAGCAGCAAAGCAATTTCCCTTTGCTCCAAAGCTCTAAAGCTTAACATCCATAACTATGAGACCTTGAGTATCTCAAATGACTTGAACTTTTACATAATGTTCTAAAATGGTGATACATAAGGGTTACTTATTTTCTAAAAGTAAACTCTtagttaaaaaaatatgaaatatgtCAGCTGAGAAAGTCTCTAATAATTCTTAAACACCATCTCCTAAATCGCATACTAAAGAATCAGATACTGAATCCCCTATCAGGTATAGTCACAGAAAATATGAGAAAATAAGGAAAACCTCTTTACAAACTTTGGATCTAAATCTAAAGTTGACAAATATACCAGACAGCTAAATTTAGtataaaaatagaataaaagacAACAAGATTAATATATACATCCAATAACATTAAAGcaaattaaaaatactaaactacaccaaaataaaattaaaaatcactCTGATTACTCACGTATCAGGAGCTTGCAGCAAGCAGTAAGCAAGAAAAACAGCAATCATTGCCCATACACCCCTGCAGAAAAACAATTGTGAAGGCATTTAGCAAATTGTACACATGGTAAAATGCTAAATAAACCATATGAGCACTAATTAACTAAATACCAGACCTTTTAACGGAAGTAACAACATCACCGGATGCATCTCTTTCCGGATCAAGTGCTCCACTTGCCCAACTAGCATatgcaataaaataaaaaaaatcacgtggggaaaattaaatatattaaagaaCAAAATTCAAGTTTGTAAAAATACACTATTGACTATATGAACTTATCTAGGACAGCACTTACATAAGAAAGCAAGCACCAATGAGTAATAATGTGATTGTACGAGGCTTGTAAGCCCATGCAGTCCATGGATCAAATTCATCATGAACATTTGACAAATGGGAATCACCATTTTCTTTAACATTATAGTCATGTTTCTTTGCTCTTCTATGACCATTGGACTCCATGTTTATTGTTCTGGAGAAGCTACTTTCTACCTACAATCAAAATCAAAGAAATAAGATCATTTGTAGATGATATGAGCAATAGCCCCAGAGCTCTATAGGCATCAAGAGATCACTCCCAAGAAGCACACAACAACAAATTGTTACAAAAGATCCATACACTTAATTCAAAATTTCTAATGAAATCCGTCAAATGAAAAAGATCATATATTTAGCACACCAGACACTTAGTTAACAAAAACTAAAAAGCACACCAAATATTGATATAGTACACTACATGGAGCATTGACAAGATTCTGCTAACTATCCATGTGTTGCTGCATTTCAGTTAcatgttatgacttatgagcaCTTCATCCcatgaaaatatatatttatcaaTAAACGTaactaagtgcatgtttgaaaatctttctataattgattctagtgtcaaaatcaattcagaggagaagcttttgtgagtagcttttagcgctagaattgattatgaggaaagacaagttgatccaaacatgctataaaccATCATAGAGTTCAAAATTGAAGACCAAACAAGAAACTTTTACAAATCCACCAACTTTGCAACCCATGGTAGTGCCTGGCAGATAATTTAATGTGAAAACATTTAATTTTTCGTAAACACGGTAGACTGAGAGCTCAACTGTTCACCTCAAATTCTACAGTGTACAATAGTACTCAACAACCTTATGCAAGTCTAAATAGCATTCCCAAACAACAGAAGAGGACACTCAACACAGATGACACCCACATGCATATCAGAATTAAACCATAATTTACAAAATGGTTACCACAAAAACATATTATATAAGTAACAActccaaaaatcaaataaacaaatatatagaatacatttcataaaaataaaataaaagagatttAAATTTCCAAGGCGGTTATGGCAGCAAGATGGATCTAAATCTGGCATCCGAaaccaaaacaaagaaaacccATCACATAAAAATGCATAATTGAACACAGAACCGATGCATGTAATGAAACAAAAACTGATCAAACCCTGAATCAAGTAGAATGGGCAAGTGGGGTGGaccaaaaatcaaaactttcttCAAATTTCTAAGAATTAGACTCCCCCAGaatggaaaaaataaataaaaataaaaagggtGGAATGAAATGAATGAATGACGTACACTGAATGAGAGGAGCAAGTAGATGAGTGCGTCGTGTGTGAGAGTGATGTGTGAATCgtgattgaaagaaaaaatgaaagcttagcatatttttgttatttgttccagaagaagaagaagaagatggtgatggtgatgatgatgatgatgatacttacgtagagagagagagagagaaaaaaaaagaggtagCAGAGAAAGGACCCCTGGCCGTACGATTGGAGAAACGAGAAGATCGCAGCCGTTGaataatgaatgaatgaattgaaatcgcagaagaaggtgaagaagaagaagaagaagagataagtgtttgttttgttttgtggtggtaatgaatgaatgaatcaatgaatctatatatatatatatatatagagagagagagagatggttttctttctctctcgcAGTGGCAGTGATGACAGGGAAAGGggtcaaaggatgttgttgttgaatgttgaatgttttggttttggttttgggaggaagaagaagaaagcagagagagagaggagagagagagagaaaagggaACAAAGGGTGATGATGAGAGAGAGATGAAGGTACGACGATGGTCAAAGAAAGAGAGAGTGTTTTAGATACgcacgatgatgatgatgaagaattgATGGACCAATACAAATGCAAATGCAATGCAGTGTGTGTTTATGAATCAAACATTTATTTTCTTGTCATGACACTAATGTCCCTATCTCTTCTCATTAATTGCACAAGCATATGCTACTAATATTCATATCCATAGCTTCATTTTGATTCCTCTGCCCTGCTCCTTCTACTGCGCTTCACTCAAATTACCCTTTCACCCTCACATATTTAAGAAAAATCCATTTATATATTACTTATGACCGAAGTATCTTTTGTACCATAGAGTTTGATGATGTCAACCGATGGTTGGTTTAAgtggtacatgtttgattctTCTTAAGTAAAGTCGATCTTGGATTCAAATATTGTGGATGAATGAAAAAACTTAGTTGAGAGAGTTAGGTGCATCGATGTTCCCGACTCGAACATGATTGTTTTCCTAATCAATAACATTTGTAAGCACCAAGAAGTTGGGTTGTGTGAGCAAAATTCGGTGTGGTTGGTGTGCCATGACTTCCTATACTCATTTGAAAACAAGAGCATTGGTAGGCAAGGACTCATGGCACACCAACCACATTAATGTTTAATATGTTTGAGCCAACTCGCTTAACCTACCAAGTACATCGAGCGAGGTGGGTTAATGCTCGCCAAATCCCATAACTTGTCTCATTTAACCCACCAACCTGTGTGGGCTAACTCCGCCAACcaatttatctttcaaaaaatgtttttaaaatgTTTTGGACAAGTTTATTAGATCAACTCGTGGGCCAACCcatcagttttttattttttggtacataggaAAATTTCCAGAGATTTCTTTTTTAGAACTTATTTAtcatattattttctttttacatATTTTCTCACTGACATATAGATACACGccatactattttttttttgaattttttatttatagatATATCAATCCGCCACTAAGTGCTTAACTCACATTCTTTGACGAGCTAACTCGACTTAACCCGTTTTGCATGGGGCGGGATGAATCGGCCGCATTTGTCACCCCTAATATGTGATAtattattactttattttatacATAAATAAAACaacttttaaataatattaattttttacaaagaaaaacaaacaatgatAAATAATATGTATTATTAATATACTTCTTTGAAAATATCCATCAACTATGAAGTTCCACCTTAGGCAATTGATGTCAGGACAAAACATTACAGGACACATCACTGTAGCAATTTAGATGGAAGAATATGTGCTGATATTTTTGTCACCAACATTATCCGGTGGAGTTGAAAAATATCATTATCAATTGAGATTcccatttttcattttcatgccACCAATCAGCAACCAACTATAAAACAAGAATACAACAGGGGAATAAAGGTCGAGTACAACCTACAAGGGTATACAACAAAGAACGATAATTAGTTTTAGTCAAATAGCACTTGATTCCAATTGCATCCTTTGTACTTATTATCCTTCTCACAAAGCCTTATGAATTTATTCATCATTACAAAATTATTGTATATTTACCTCTaacaataatattattttaagtaTAACTAATTCAATCAGTTCAAAAAAAAGTATAGCTAATTAAAATAAGGAATATTCTTTTtgttatatataattataaatatattgttaaagaattaaaaaatgaataactaataaaaagcaCAATACTTAACATATTAAAAAACTAATTATACCACTAGATAAAAAATCAAGAg is a window of Lotus japonicus ecotype B-129 chromosome 5, LjGifu_v1.2 DNA encoding:
- the LOC130717119 gene encoding CDP-diacylglycerol--serine O-phosphatidyltransferase 1; translated protein: MESNGHRRAKKHDYNVKENGDSHLSNVHDEFDPWTAWAYKPRTITLLLIGACFLIWASGALDPERDASGDVVTSVKRGVWAMIAVFLAYCLLQAPDTVLIRPHPAMWRMVHGMAVVYLVALTFLLFQKRDDARQFMKFLHGDLGVELPERSYGADCRIYLPDNPTSRFKNVYETLFDEFVLAHIIGWWGKAILIRNQPLLWVLSIGFECMEFTFRHMLPNFNECWWDSIILDIFICNWFGIWAGMRTVRYFDGKTYNWVGLSRQPNIMGKVKRTLSQFTPAQWDKDEWHPLLGPWRFVQVLSLCTVFLTVELNTFFLKFSLWIPPRNSVVIYRLILWWLLAIPTIREYNSYLQDRTPVKKVGAYCWLSLAICIVELLICIKFGHGLYPKPMPLWLVIFWSSIGVAIFTFLVLWSWQIHRSLGKKRR